Genomic segment of Arachis stenosperma cultivar V10309 chromosome 4, arast.V10309.gnm1.PFL2, whole genome shotgun sequence:
CAATCAAATCTTATTGAAAATCAAACTCAATGTTGCACTGTAACAGAAATAagtgaaaaaattgatttggacTTCCATaaataacagaaatttaaaACTTGTTACaggaaaaaataaaatcaaattgaaaaagaagatttcaatgctttttttttttccttggaCAGAGCAAAAATGATCCTGTCCAAGAATTGTTCTTCATCTGCTATGAATCCACCACAAGAGATTAGTATATGAGTTACCATCATCAAACCCCTTCAACATCCTAATGTTGTTCAATGCATTTTCCTTATCATAAATCCCCTGCAATGCATAGGTAAAACCCTTCCAACCTTCTACATTTGTTTTACCCTTCAAAGAAGGTAAAGTCCATTCAACAAGCTCCTTAGCATAAACACCATCAGAGAACAAAGGTTCAGTGATTGGCAACAATGGCAGCACTTGTATGCTAAGCCTACAATATCTACAATCTGCTGAAGCCCACCATAGCTTAGTGTCCCTCTTATTAGACCACAGAATCCCAACAATTCTATTATCTTTTGAGAAATCTTGTTCATACAAATTGTCCTCCGATTTCACATGCCACCATGTTTGTGCAGCTTGGATCTCCAATGCTAAGAGGGTTGATCCGGTATCAAAAAGGCGCGAGTCCTCGAACGCTAGCCCCATCAATGCTGCTGCATAGTATGCATTCACAGCTTCACTAGTACTCTCTTGATTTCTTCCATCTTCGAATTCGGTCACTCCTGAAGCCCAAGAATGCAGAATGTAGAGATCAAACATCCTCAACCGAGGATAATTAGCATTGAATCTTGGCCCCAAGTTCAAGAAATCATTGACAAGTGAATAGGCTTGTGGCTTGTACTCTTGTCCCCAATCAGGATCAATCTTTGCAAGAACAGAAATTCCATAAATGAAGTATCCTATATGGTAATGGTGATCATTATAAACAccaaaaccaaaatcaccacCTGAATCATTAGACCCTTGTAGTGTAACAAGTCCACCCCATTTTCTCTCATAGAGAAAGCCATTCCCTTTGAGTGTTCCTTTCAACCATGGCTCAATGGTTTCCTTTAGGAACTTGGCAATTTTGGGAATCACAATGGGATAAGACACTTCTTCTGCTATTAGTGCCATTCTTGCAGCTCTACCAACCAGCTTCCCATAGAAATATGATGAAGTTGTGTTCAAATTTGAGGAATTCAGCTCCTTAACATCTTTCTTAAGTGCTGAAACAATCTCCTTGTATGAACCTTTTTCCACACCTTTGATTGAATGCCATGTTACAGGAACATTCTGAGCTTCCAAAACCCATGAGTCACCAACAACACCAACAAGATCTCCATCAATGCTTCTGTACTTGAAACCATTCAGAACAGTAACATTATTATTGTTCTGTTTGAGAAGCTTGAGATGAAGAGGGTGAGCCAGCATTAGAAGCTCCCCCGATCTCCTCGTCTGCCATTTATACACAACCCTGAAATGCTTCTTGATATCTGCATCACCAGACACAGGGTAACAAGAACTGAACCTGTCAAGTATTTCACCACAGTTTGAACcgttgttgttagattcatcagGCAATGCTGCAACTCTAATGATTCCATAGAACGGATTCGACAAAATCTTAGAGCCTTTGTTGTACAATGCTATTGGAGAAGATGTATAAAAGATCCACGTCTGATTGTTATTGAGCTTAAGAGTGTACTTGGTTTTGTCATCATTGGAAGGAAACAAGGAAACAATGGAGTGTGGTGTTGTAATAGAGAGACTAGTTGGTTTTGTAAGAGAAGCAGTTATAAAGGGACTTCCTTTAATAAGAAAGAACCTTAGATTGGAAGAGGGTATGTCTAAAGTGACACCAAGATCACTATAGGATGAGATTACATGATCTTTTTTTGTTGGGGTGGTTGTTTTTTGAGTAGAAGAAGAGATGGTGATGTCAGGGACAAAAACCTGGTACAACATGGCAGCAGAGAATAAGAGAAAAGGGTAAGAGACAGAAAGAGAAGAGTTAGAGGATTTGATGAGGTAAGGGTGGAAGTACTCATGTTGGTCACCGTTTTTGAGAACAAAGTTTTGGAAGAAAGAGTTGGTTGGGAGTGGAGATTGAAGGAGGTTTTGGGAGAAGAATGTTGATGGATCTGGTAGGACTGTGGACTGAACTTCTGGGAAGAGGAATGGTGGAGAAGAAGGCATTTttagtggtggtggtgggtgGCGGCggaggaagagaagagagggtgATTATTGGTGAGTGGTGGTGATGGTGACAATGACAAATAAAGTTGAGTGGTGAGGAGTTTTTTATATGAAAGAATTGAGGAATAAGATAAACAATTGATTGGGATTTAGGAGAGTAATTAAATGCTAGATATTGACTACTTGACAAGGATTAATTGTGAATTTGTGATGCATGGTAAAGGCCTAAATTAAGGGAAACActattttatacatatataagtagaaataattgatttcaaaattttatacatatataagtataaatttaattaaatgattctaaattttttttattacgaTTAGTATATTTGTATTAATAATGAATTTTAAAACTAAAGGtactttaaaatatttgtattatatagtattttagtattaaaagaaattataaaaCCTTTTTTGCTTTAATTTAAAGGTGTATTCTAACgctttattaaattattatgtattttaattagaatttgattttaatatactgtttgtgtaaaaaaattttaaacacatCAAATTACATTctattataagaaaaataacatttttttattaatgacGTAAAtaagtatttaaaatatgaatttattattatgcacattattttttaacaaaaatgaGTTTATAGATACTAAAATCAATACAATAGTGAAAATACAGAAATATTATTATATCTATCatgttatattttaaaatatttggaGTAAAAAACTAGCTAAACTAAAATATGAAATACATATACGgctttttatataaaatataaataatttagttattttgtattttaagaACATATTTGAAGAGAATATTAATAGAAACATATGATTTTGTTGACGCATTCaatgtattaaaaaataaaaaatatatatttttaataattttttaatacattattttcttttatgatATTCTTATACATGTTTTGTAAGAAGCACTTGTTGAAAATACCTCACTTTATTACTCAACAAGAAGGCTGAATTTGCAGCCAACTCCTTTGTCAGTTTCTTCACACACATGATATAGATGACCGTTAGACTAATCACTTTGTAAAAGACTATTAAAAGTACTATATATTATTTGAgactaaaataaatattttaacaaattgaattaTTGAAGCGACGTTACTTAGCAAGTAACAAGCGACCGTTTGAAGAAGGAACATGTATTTGACTTTATGCTAATAGTGCCAAGTTATTCTTAGAGATGAATATACTCAATTAGGGGATTGGTGCGTGTATTCAATTATTCATAACAATTAGGTTAGATCTTAGatctaattaaatttgattttacaAGTATATTTTCGATATACATTACCTGAGTAAGCAAAGTTTTATATGTATTGCTAAAATAAAGCACCGTACCTTACAATGATGTGTGTAGATCCAAAAGGGAATATAAGTCAATAAAGGTAATAATTATTGCGCGCCAACCATATATACAcattcaaaatataattaaaacgTGATAGcttcaatttgatatatttttccaAAATTGAGCATAATAATTCAAGGTAAGCAATAATTAGACGGTGCGTAATAAGAGAAAGAATTTACATAGGATTTAGTGAGGCAAACAATTTGTAGAGCTGTTCAAGGAAATCTTTTATATTGGCGAAGTTAATAGGCATGATAGGGAAAAAAAAGCTAAAAGATTCTCTTTCCAAATAAACCCATTTGTGAATCCCATTTAATTTTGATAGGACAAAAAATATTGAACAAATGTACTGAGTACAATACTTATTTGGTGCTATTAAGTTgatagaaaaaatttttttttagtatatttaacaaatttttaataataaaataaaaatattaaaaaataaaaatttatttttttaattataatttataattttttaaaaatattttttaaaaaaatattttttatattataaataaataaaaattatttttatattattatatttaaatataattgataaataaaaaaaaattatataagatatcagaataaaaatttatttttatttttttaaattaaattttttttaaaaagctCACCTAATCAAATCCATA
This window contains:
- the LOC130976571 gene encoding glucan endo-1,3-beta-D-glucosidase ARB_01444-like → MPSSPPFLFPEVQSTVLPDPSTFFSQNLLQSPLPTNSFFQNFVLKNGDQHEYFHPYLIKSSNSSLSVSYPFLLFSAAMLYQVFVPDITISSSTQKTTTPTKKDHVISSYSDLGVTLDIPSSNLRFFLIKGSPFITASLTKPTSLSITTPHSIVSLFPSNDDKTKYTLKLNNNQTWIFYTSSPIALYNKGSKILSNPFYGIIRVAALPDESNNNGSNCGEILDRFSSCYPVSGDADIKKHFRVVYKWQTRRSGELLMLAHPLHLKLLKQNNNNVTVLNGFKYRSIDGDLVGVVGDSWVLEAQNVPVTWHSIKGVEKGSYKEIVSALKKDVKELNSSNLNTTSSYFYGKLVGRAARMALIAEEVSYPIVIPKIAKFLKETIEPWLKGTLKGNGFLYERKWGGLVTLQGSNDSGGDFGFGVYNDHHYHIGYFIYGISVLAKIDPDWGQEYKPQAYSLVNDFLNLGPRFNANYPRLRMFDLYILHSWASGVTEFEDGRNQESTSEAVNAYYAAALMGLAFEDSRLFDTGSTLLALEIQAAQTWWHVKSEDNLYEQDFSKDNRIVGILWSNKRDTKLWWASADCRYCRLSIQVLPLLPITEPLFSDGVYAKELVEWTLPSLKGKTNVEGWKGFTYALQGIYDKENALNNIRMLKGFDDGNSYTNLLWWIHSR